In Sphingobacterium sp. R2, the genomic stretch AACACGGCCTTTTACTTCGGCTAATTGTTGGGCATGTGAAGGAAAGGATATGATTAGTAAAAACAATAACCATACTATTTTAAATTTTGACATTACTTTATTTAGATTAATTACACATAGAGAAGTTGCGTAACTCTAAATCTACCGAAGGTCAAAAAAGTAAATAAAAATGATTATTTTTTAATGTATTGAATATCAGTTGTAAATTAATGTAATCGGTCTATTCGGACAATAAAATCAGTCGCTTGATCTAGGGTAAGACCAACTTGAATGTTTTTTGATTTGATATCATAGACCCAAACCTGGTGCTGATCCTTTACATCATCAATCGCGATATAGGCTTTCCCATTTTCAACGAGAACGGATTCTTTGCGTGTCCCTTTGTCAAAGGGTAGATTTAATTTTTTGGTCGTTCGGCTGATAAGATCGACCACATAGTACTCAAATTGATAGGTGGAATGATGATCACTAAAGTCGGTGTAGCGATCACTACGTTCACTACGGATGATAGCCTGACTGTTACCCAAATACCACATTCCATACGCATGATTGCGCGTGTTGGCTGTTAAATTGAAAAAATAAGTAGGGTTGATGTGCGTGGAATTGCTGTCTATTCTAAAAATTCCAGTAGGTTTTGATGGGCTGTTGCCGAGTGCTATACCAGGGCAGGACATAAAATAGAAATTGCCATTTTCGTCATGAAAGCTGTAAGATTGAACAGTATTTACTCCTCCGGGGTAAGTCGATCGTGTATCTTTTTGTATATTTTCCAACGTCAAAGTCGTCTGATCCAATGCAGCGACATAGAGTGTGTCTATTGTGGTAAAATCAGTTTCGTTTATTACCTTGTTAAAGGTATAACCGACCAGCAACTGGTGTTGATGGATTGTGCTAAAGCCGACGGAAAGAATATTAAAATCCGCTGCTGCCGTGGGTAGTTTTATCTCTCGTTGTTGTTGAATTTTGAAATCATGGACTGCAATTTTATAGGCCCAAAGCCGACGGTTAGTTTTGTTGTCTGAAGTAAATAGGAGCAATGTGTCTCGATCAAGCCAGTTTATATTTTCAATATGCTGATCTTGCATAGCCAATTGTGCAATTTCCTTTAAACCATTTGATCCTAGTGAATATTTTCTGAACTTTCCCGCTCTTAAAAAATAAAAATGCCTGTCCTTAACGATGATGCTTCGATCGAATTGTTGTGTTGGAATGTCGATGCCATTTTTTGAAATGGTTAGATTTCCACTATCGATTGTATTTGAGGTGATGATCGTGTTTCCGAGATCTTTATTCATCGTATAGAGACTAAACTTCCCGTCGATATTTTTGCCCCCATCTTCCGTTCTACAGCTTATTACTAAGTGGAGTAAAAACAAGGATAAGAATAGTGTTAAGCGGTAGGATAGCATGAGTGTATGGACTAATTGAAGTTCTTCTTATTTAGATGATATTAAATTGGACTTTCAGTTCGTGTTGGATGGTAGGGGCTAAAAAAGTAAGTTCCGATTTGGAAATTATTACCTGCTTGCCATTTTTTTTCGGTTGTAATACAAAATAGGTTTCCCCATGTTTGAGTTCCTTCTTTTTATCGGTTCCAGAAACGCTAAAGGCAAAATCTTTTTTGGGAATGAACATCATATTGCCCGAGGTTTTGAATTCACCGGTATCCGTATTGATCTCAGCCCGTGCGTTTTTACCCAGGATGATATTATAACCATTCTGGTTAATATACTTTAGTCCAGCACTCGTTCTGTTATCAAAGATGGTGGCAGTATTTTCGGCATCCTTACTGAATTGATAAAAACCAAAACAGATTAAAAATACCATACTGGCTGCTATTCCAATATATTTAAAGTTATATTTTTTAGAAGGAACTATTTTCGTGACTTCGGACTGATCAACATGGCTGCTCAGCACCGCCCAGATATCCGTTTCTAATTTTGCTCTTTTAGTGGTGGAAATAGACAAGTGCTCCGACTCGAGGCTATCATCCAACAACCATTCTTCCACAAGATTTTTTTCTGCGGGAGAACATTTGCCTAAATGATATTTCTCGATGAGTTTATGGTCTATTTTCATATAATATACTTCCTGACAAAAGTACAGGATTTCTTTTGTATAGCTAAATTTAGGATATATATTCTGTTAGTTCTGTTTTTAATGTTTTTAGTGCTCGTGAAATATGGTATTCTACCGCTCTTTCTGAAATGTAGAGTTTATGTGCAATTTGCTTGTTGGTGAGTCCCTGTTCTCTGCTCATGCGAAAGACGTTCTTACATTGTTTGGGTAGACTATCGATCAGCATTGATATTTTCTCGGCAAGTTCGTCGGCGATCAGTGAATTATCTACGTAATGCTCTTCTCGCGTATTTGAAATGTTGTCAAGATGTTGCTGGCGGGATACTTTATTGCGAATATATTCAAATGTTTTGAGCTTTACCGATCTGATCAGATACCGTTCAACCTCGATGAGACGAAGCTCATCACGCCGTTCCCAGAGCGATTTGAAAACATCCTGTACAATTTCCTTGGAGTGTTCTTCATCTTTGATACTGCTCAGGCAAAAGGCAAACATACCTTCCCAGTATTGAAGATATATTTGCTCAAAACCTGCTTTATCTATAATAAAAAACTCTTTTTCCAAAATACCAGTGCGCTGCTTATTCTGACGCAAAGATAGGCTTATTTAGATTCGTTTTAAATAGAATTTAAATTTCTTTTACGAAATCTTTAATCGCTTGCCCTGGATCGGAGGTTTTCATGAAATTTTCACCAATTAAAAAACCTTGAAAACCAGCTGCTTTTAGCGCCTTAATAGTTTCAGGATCCGATATGCCACTTTCAGATACTTTAATGTATTCCGATGGAATCTGATTTAAAAGATCATAAGAATGTTGAAGATCCACTGAAAAGTCTTTTAGGTTTCGGTTATTGACGCCAATTGCATCAATTTCCTCGAACAGATTGTCTAATAGCTCCTGTTCATTGTGTACTTCTAGCAAGACATTTAAACCAATTTGTTTAGCATATGCCGCGAATTCTTTTACTTCTTCCTTTTTCAGGCATGCAGCGATTAAAAGGATGATGTCTGCACCATAGGCCTTAGCTTCAGTAATCTGATATTTATCCACGATAAATTCTTTTCTTAAGATAGGGATGCTGATTGCTTCACGGGCTTTCGATAGATCCGCTAAATTTCCTTTGAAAAACTCTCCGTCAGTAAGGACAGACACTGCTGATGCACCAGCCTCCTCGTATCCCTTAACAACATCTTCAACCGCAGCAGTATTGTTGATGTCTCCTTTTGATGGTGATGCTCTTTTATACTCGGCGATGATTCCTGTTTTTTCAGGATCAAGAATAGATTCTCTCAGTGAAAGACAAGCTACACTGAAATAGGGGTAGTTTAATAGCTGTTCCAACGGAACTAGTGCTTTTGCTTTTTCTACTTCTACTTTTTTTCGTTCAATGATTTTATCCAGTATAGTCATTTTTTTAGGTTTTAGATTCCCAACCAATTTTCAATTAATTTCTTACCATTTGTAGTCAGTACAGATTCTGGGTGGAATTGCATTCCTCTAACATCGTATTCAGTATGGGTTAAGGCCATAATAATCCCATTTTCATCAACTGCTGTTACCTTAAGGCTCGTCGGTAATGTGTCTTTACTTACGGCCCAGGAGTGGTAGCGTCCAATTTTCGAATCTTTTGGGAAGTCTTGAAAAAGCTTTTCCGATTCATCAATAACGGTGATATTTGTTGCCACACCATGTAATGGTTTCTCCATATTGAACAGTGTGCCTCCAAATACCTCCGCAATAGCCTGTTGGCCCAAACAAATACCCAATATACTTTTGTGCGGGGCGTAAGTGCGGATGACATCAAGCAGTAGGCCTGCTTCTTCCGGAATACCTGGACCGGGCGAAAGGAGTATCTTATCGAAAGCATCAATATCTTCCAGTTTAAACTTATCATTTCTCCATACAACATACTCCTGATCTAGCTCCTGTAATAAATGGACTAAGTTGTAAGTGAATGAATCGTAGTTATCTATAACGACTATTTTATTGTTGCTCATAACCTTTTGCTATAAAATCTTGATGAATGTAATGTTCAATTTCTTGGAATATGGATTGAATAAATTCAGTGGGCAAATTAAATTTTTTTGCTAATACCCCATAATGATTGTTTAAATTCCGAATTGGTGGCTGTTCTTCTGTTTGCTCATCGTCTAGCGATTTGCCTTTGTCAATATAGGATTTTCGTAGGGCCAGTAACTCCACAATACGGTTATCAATGGTATCTATTGACGTGCGGATATGATGTTTATCGACGCAGTATTCTAATGGTCTGATCATAATGTTTCTGCTAATTGTAATGCTTTTCGTAGCGCAGCAATTTTGTTATTTACTTCTTGTAGCTCCATTTCGGGATCTGAATCGAGAACAATACCACCGCCTGCTTGGTAATGTAAGGTGTTTTGTTTGCTTAGGAAGGAACGAATCATAATGGCGTGATTAAAGTCTCCGTTAAAACCCATAAATCCAATTGCACCGGAATAAAAAGAACGTTGCAATCCTTCATAGCGATCGATTAAGGTCAACGCCATATGTTTCGGTGCCCCCGACAATGTGCCAGCGGGGTATGTATCGCCTACAATGTCAAACGGATTGATGTTATCTTTTAATGTGCCCGTTACTTTGGATACCAGATGGATAATATGGGAGTAATATTGCGGTTCCATGTAGGACTCAACTTTAACTTGTGTACAATGTCTACTTAAGTCATTGCGGGCAAGATCGACAAGCATAACGTGTTCAGAAGTCTCCTTTGGATCATCTTTGAGTCTAGAGGCTATTTTCTGATCTTCCTCCATGTTGCCCGTACGTTTGAATGTTCCTGCGATGGGGAAGATGGTTGCCTGTTTTCCGTGAATGCGCAATTGCGCTTCCGGCGAGGATCCGAAAAGTTTAAAATCACCGTAATCGAAATAGAAAAGGTAAGGAGAGGGATTGATGGATCGCAATGCACGATAGACGTTGAACTCATCACCAGCGAACGGTGTTTTAAACCCTCTGGATGGAACAATCTGAAAAACATCTCCACGTTGGATATGTTCTTTCATTTTCTTGACCAACTGACGGTGTTCTTCATCGGTACGATTGGAGCTTTCTTCACCGGCAAGTTTGAAGGAATATTCGGGAAAGTTTTTGTTTTGAATAAGAAACTGCATTCTTTCCAGTTCTGATTCATCATCATCCAGCAGGTGTTCAAAGATGTAGAGTTGGTTTCGGAAGTGGTCAATAGCAATGACATATTTGTAGATATAATATTGCATAAATGGTATTTTCCGCGCCGGATCGGCTGAAGTAGTCAGTTTGATATCTTCAAAGTGTTCGATACAATCGAAGGTGAAATATCCAAATAAGCCATTAGAGATGAGGTTAAGTTCGGCGATTGTATGGTCTTCGAAGGAATTTCTAAAATCGGATACTTCCTGACGTAATTCGATTTCCTTCGCATTTTTTACGATACGCTTGCTGTTAGGATACGTAAGCGTTAGCTCTTTTTCATCGAGCTGGATCCCGGCAATTGGCTGACAACAGATGTAGCTAATGTTATTGTCGCGGCTATGATAGTCGGAGCTTTCCAATAGCAATGAGTTTGGAAAGATATCTCTTAGACGAAGATAGATGCTCACTGGCGTAGTTGTATCCGCAAGCAACTTTCTGCTTTGTGTTTTGAATGTATACTTCATTTTTTGTGTCTTATCTTCTTGTTGTAAATTTATGCATAAAAAAACCCCGATACTGGTTAGCATCGGGGTTGGAATTTCCATAAATGGTTTTGGTTGATTATGAAATATTATAACAATACCAATTGATTCCCGATGCTTATTGCTCCAGGCCACCACCAATTTGTATTTGTATATCTTCGTGTCATTATTACACAAATTTATAAAAAAAAATAAATAAGCAAACTTTTTGTGACAAAAAAACAAAAATTCCCCTTATTTCTTAATCATTTAATAAATCAGGACGTCTTTCTTGTGTCCTTTTTAACTGTTGTTCATCTTTCCAGGCCGCAATTTTTGCTTCGTGACCACTAAGTAGAATAGCTGGTACTTTATGGCCTTTCCACTCTGCAGGGCGTGTATAGATTGGTGCGTCGAGCAATCCATCCTGAAATGAATCGGAAAGAGCGGAAGTTTCGTCTGACAATACTCCAGGAATCAATCTGATAATAGCGTCTGTAACAATTGCGGCTGGAAGTTCTCCGCCAGATAGCACATAGTCACCGACTGAAATCTCTTTTGTTACATAAATATCACGGATACGTTGGTCAATGCCCTTATAATGTCCACAAAGGATCATCATATTTCCTTTTGTAGATAGTCCGTTCGCAATATCCTGATTGAATGTTTCACCGTCTGGAGTCATGTAGATGATCTCATCGTATACACGTTCGGATTGCAATCGCTCAATACACTTTGCAAAAGGCTCAATTTGGAGAACCATACCGGATCCGCCGCCGTAGGGATAATCATCGACACTTTTGTGTTTATTGGTTGAATAGTCTCTTAAGTTGTGAACATGTATTTCAGCCAAACCTTTGTTCTTTGCTCGTTGCAAAATGGAGTGTGCAAATGGACTTTCCAGTAGGTCTGGTAAGACCGTAATAATATCAAAACGCATGGCGCAAAGATACACAAAAATGCACCATTGTCTATTTATAAGATTGATTCGCTTATCTTTGTGCCAAAATTAAGTGTATATACAGTGATTGACGTAAATAATATTTCTGTTTCCTTTGGGGGAACAACTCTTTTTTCAGATGTATCTTTCTCCATCAATGAGAATGACAAAATCGCATTGATGGGAAAAAATGGTGCTGGTAAGTCCACCTTGTTGAAAATTATTGCTGGAGTGGGTAAACCTACGACAGGTAATGTTGCTGGCCCGAAAGATGCCATTATAGCCTATTTACCGCAACATTTGCTAACAGAGGATAATGTGACTGTTTTTGAGGAAACATCAAAGGCTTTCGAAGAAGTCTATGGTATGCGTGATGAGTTGGAAAACCTGAATGAGCAGTTGAATATTCGTACGGATTATGAATCTGATGATTATATGCAATTGATCGAACGTGTGTCGGAATTAAGCGAGAAGTTCTATTCGATTGAAGAAGTCAACTATGATGCGGAGGTTGAGAAGGTCTTGAAGGGTCTTGGTTTTGAGCGCACGGATTTTACTAGGCAGACCTCTGAATTTTCTGGCGGCTGGCGTATGCGCATCGAGTTGGCGAAGATATTACTGAAAAAGCCAGATTTGATTTTATTGGATGAGCCTACCAATCACATGGATATTGAGAGTATTCAATGGCTTGAGGATTTTTTGGTCAATTCGGCGAAAGCCGTTATTGTAATCTCGCACGATAGAGCATTTGTTGATAATATTACGAATCGAACCATTGAGGTGACGATGGGACGAATTTATGACTATCGTGCCAAGTACAGTCATTATCTGGAATTACGTCAGGAGCGTCGTCAGCATCAGCTAAAAGCGTATGAAGAACAGCAACGTTTTATTGCAGACAACCAGGAGTTTATAGACCGTTTTAGGGGTACGTATTCAAAGACTTTGCAAGTACAGTCGCGGGTGAAAATGCTGGAAAAATTGGAGATTATTGAGATCGATGAGGTGGATACCTCGGCGTTGCGTCTTAAATTTCCGCCATCTCCACGCTCAGGCCAATATCCGGTTATTGTGGAAGATCTGACGAAAGCTTATGGCGATCATGTCGTCTTTCAAAAAGCAAATATGGTCATCGAACGTGGTGAAAAGGTCGCTTTTGTCGGAAAGAACGGTGAAGGTAAATCGACCATGATCAAAGCAATTATGGGGGAAATAGATTTCGAAGGTACGTTAAAAGTTGGGCACAATGCAAAAATTGGCTATTTCGCACAGAATCAGGCAGCCTTACTTGATGGTGAAATGACTGTTTTTGATACCATTGATCAAATTGCTGTGGGTGAAGTGCGTGTTAAAATGAAAGATCTTTTAGGAGCCTTCATGTTTAGCGGCGATGATACAACTAAAAAGGTGAAAGTATTATCTGGAGGGGAGAGAACGCGTCTGGCGATGATAAAATTATTGTTGGAACCGGTCAATGTCTTGATTCTCGATGAGCCGACCAACCATTTAGATATGAAGACCAAGGACATTATCAAAGATGCTTTAAAAGATTTTGATGGTACTTTGATCCTTGTTTCGCACGACCGTGACTTTTTGGATGGCTTAGCCGAGAAAGTTTTTGAATTTGGAAACAAGCGTGTGCGTGAGCATTTCGAGGATATCAAAGGTTTCTTGGAATACAAGAAAATGAGCAGCTTAAAAGATATCGAACGTTAGCCTCTAGATAAACGGCATATAAAATCGATAGGGAGTACAGTTTTAAAAAGCGGCTTTTATAAAAAGAGCCGCTTTTTTGCGTTTCAACTGAAGATCCAATGGAATCTTTAAGCATTTTTCTTTAATCCCAAAGCGTGTGAAAGATACCTTCCTGATCAATACGTTCATAGGTATGTGCGCCAAAATAGTCTCGTTGTGCTTGTATAAGATTTGTAGGTAATTTCTCCGATCGGTAGGCATCAAAATAAGCGAGTGCGTTTACGTATCCGGATACGGGTATCCCGTTTGCGATAGCATCTTTCAATACCTCTCGAACGCTTGCCTGCGTGTTCAGTAGCTTCTGTGCAATGGTGCTATCGAGTAGGATATTGCGCAAGCCTGGATTAGTCGCATAGGCTTTTCTAAAATCTTCGAGCAAAGACGCACGAATAATGCAGCCGCCGCGCCAAATTTTCGTTACCACCTGTAAATCTAGCTCATAACTATAGCTTTCCGATGCAACAGTAAGCTGTGCCAAACCTTGCGCATAGGTCGTGATGATCACAAAGTACACTGCATCTTTTAAGCGAGCGATAAGCGTTTCGGCGGGCAGGTCAATAGGTTGTCCATCCCATTTAAGTAGTTTTGCCGCCTCTACACGTTCGGGTTTGTATTTGGACATATCGCGCATATTGACCGCCGCATCGATTACCGGCACTGGCACCTGTAAATCCATTGCATTTTGCGAAGTCCATTTACCTGTTCCCTTCGATCTTGCCCAATCTGAAATCAGGTCTACCAAATACTGGTCACCCTCTTTTTTCTTCAGAATCTGAGCGGTAATTTCAAGCAAGAACGAGTTTAAATCGCCCTTATTCCATTCTTCGAAAGTCTGCTGTATGGTTTGGGTGTCAAAACCATATAATCTTTTCATCAGGTCATAGGTCTCTGCAATTAACTGCATGATACCATATTCGATACCGTTATGTACCATCTTTACATAATTTCCGGCCGACCCGTTGCCTAAAAATTCCACACAGGGTTCGTCGGCTACCTTGGCCGAAACCGCCTCGAATATTGGCCTCAGTCTTTCGTAGGCCTTTCGATCGCCACCGGGCATCAAGCTTGGACCACGACGAGCGCCACTTTCTCCTCCCGAGATGCCCATTCCGAAGAAATGTATACCCATAACGGAAAGTTCATTAAATCTTCTGTCCGTATCCGCGAAGTACGTGTTTCCGCCGTCAATGATGATATCTCCTTTATCCAAAAGCGGAACAAGACTGGCAATCGCCATATCAACCGGCTTTCCGGCCGGCACCAACAGCATAATTGCTCTGGGTTGTTGCAAAGCTCCTATAAACTCTTCGACTTGTGTCGTCACTTTGATGCGATGTCCTTCACTTGCTTCAGCTTCCAATGACTTCGCTTTTTGTAAATCGAGATCTAACCCTGCTACTGCGAAACCGTTGTCGGCCATGTTCAGCAATAAATTACGTCCCATTACGCCTAGTCCAACTATTCCAAAATCGTAGTTATTCTTTTTATTTATACTCATCGTTTAATATCGTTTTTCTAAGTTGAAATTTACCATTTTTGTTGATACTATGAAAGACAATTATCAGCAGCTCGTTATAAAGCGCTTTTCTCTCTTCAAATTACCTTGCTGGTTTTGAGTCTTTTGTTGTAAACCAACGGATTATCCGTATATTGAACTCTGCTAAAATCAATTTTATTTATGATCATTGGATTAGACATTGGTACCTCATCTGCGAAAGCTGTAGCATTTGACTATGCGGGTAACATCTTGTCACAGCATAGTATATCCTATCCCATATTAAACCCGTCAGAAGGCTGGTACGAGCAAGATCCGGAGATTGTTTATGCTGCATGTATTGAGTCTATTAGGTATGTCATGATTGGCTTAAAGCAATCTAGTGCCGAGATACAGAAACCCGTATGCATTTCGGTGAGCAGTGCTATGCACGGACTGATTGCTGTTGACTCAGCTGGAAAGCCACTTAGCAATTGCATAATATGGGCAGATCGCAGAAGCGAGGATATTGCGGTAGCCTTGGAGGCAAGTGAGGCCGGCAGGCTGCTTTATCAACAAACGGGTACACCAATACATCCCATGTCTTTGCTCTGCAAATTAATGTGGATAAAGTCTAATGATCAAAAATTATTTGCTCAGTCGTATAAGTTTATTGGTATTAAAGAATTTCTTTTTTACAGGCTCTTTGGCGTCTATGTGGTCGATCATTCCATTGCATCTGCAACAGGGCTTTTCGACATACATGAACTAATATGGTCTGATCAGGCGTTAAGGTTGGCCGGTATATCGGAAGAGCAATTAGCATCTCCAGTTCCCGTCGATTATATTTTAAATGTGCCTAACCGAGAAATTGCGGCCTTGATGCACATCCCTGAAGATACCCCTTTTGTGATAGGTGGAAGTGATGGTTGTCTGGCTAATCTCGGTGTAGGAGCTATACGTCCTGGAGTGGCTTCGGTAACTATTGGTACGAGTGGAGCTATTCGCGTAGCGAGTTCGCAGGCAA encodes the following:
- a CDS encoding ABC-F family ATP-binding cassette domain-containing protein — protein: MIDVNNISVSFGGTTLFSDVSFSINENDKIALMGKNGAGKSTLLKIIAGVGKPTTGNVAGPKDAIIAYLPQHLLTEDNVTVFEETSKAFEEVYGMRDELENLNEQLNIRTDYESDDYMQLIERVSELSEKFYSIEEVNYDAEVEKVLKGLGFERTDFTRQTSEFSGGWRMRIELAKILLKKPDLILLDEPTNHMDIESIQWLEDFLVNSAKAVIVISHDRAFVDNITNRTIEVTMGRIYDYRAKYSHYLELRQERRQHQLKAYEEQQRFIADNQEFIDRFRGTYSKTLQVQSRVKMLEKLEIIEIDEVDTSALRLKFPPSPRSGQYPVIVEDLTKAYGDHVVFQKANMVIERGEKVAFVGKNGEGKSTMIKAIMGEIDFEGTLKVGHNAKIGYFAQNQAALLDGEMTVFDTIDQIAVGEVRVKMKDLLGAFMFSGDDTTKKVKVLSGGERTRLAMIKLLLEPVNVLILDEPTNHLDMKTKDIIKDALKDFDGTLILVSHDRDFLDGLAEKVFEFGNKRVREHFEDIKGFLEYKKMSSLKDIER
- a CDS encoding DUF4374 domain-containing protein, giving the protein MNKDLGNTIITSNTIDSGNLTISKNGIDIPTQQFDRSIIVKDRHFYFLRAGKFRKYSLGSNGLKEIAQLAMQDQHIENINWLDRDTLLLFTSDNKTNRRLWAYKIAVHDFKIQQQREIKLPTAAADFNILSVGFSTIHQHQLLVGYTFNKVINETDFTTIDTLYVAALDQTTLTLENIQKDTRSTYPGGVNTVQSYSFHDENGNFYFMSCPGIALGNSPSKPTGIFRIDSNSTHINPTYFFNLTANTRNHAYGMWYLGNSQAIIRSERSDRYTDFSDHHSTYQFEYYVVDLISRTTKKLNLPFDKGTRKESVLVENGKAYIAIDDVKDQHQVWVYDIKSKNIQVGLTLDQATDFIVRIDRLH
- a CDS encoding aminodeoxychorismate/anthranilate synthase component II, giving the protein MSNNKIVVIDNYDSFTYNLVHLLQELDQEYVVWRNDKFKLEDIDAFDKILLSPGPGIPEEAGLLLDVIRTYAPHKSILGICLGQQAIAEVFGGTLFNMEKPLHGVATNITVIDESEKLFQDFPKDSKIGRYHSWAVSKDTLPTSLKVTAVDENGIIMALTHTEYDVRGMQFHPESVLTTNGKKLIENWLGI
- the trpC gene encoding indole-3-glycerol phosphate synthase TrpC encodes the protein MTILDKIIERKKVEVEKAKALVPLEQLLNYPYFSVACLSLRESILDPEKTGIIAEYKRASPSKGDINNTAAVEDVVKGYEEAGASAVSVLTDGEFFKGNLADLSKAREAISIPILRKEFIVDKYQITEAKAYGADIILLIAACLKKEEVKEFAAYAKQIGLNVLLEVHNEQELLDNLFEEIDAIGVNNRNLKDFSVDLQHSYDLLNQIPSEYIKVSESGISDPETIKALKAAGFQGFLIGENFMKTSDPGQAIKDFVKEI
- a CDS encoding isochorismate pyruvate-lyase, with product MIRPLEYCVDKHHIRTSIDTIDNRIVELLALRKSYIDKGKSLDDEQTEEQPPIRNLNNHYGVLAKKFNLPTEFIQSIFQEIEHYIHQDFIAKGYEQQ
- the trmD gene encoding tRNA (guanosine(37)-N1)-methyltransferase TrmD; the protein is MRFDIITVLPDLLESPFAHSILQRAKNKGLAEIHVHNLRDYSTNKHKSVDDYPYGGGSGMVLQIEPFAKCIERLQSERVYDEIIYMTPDGETFNQDIANGLSTKGNMMILCGHYKGIDQRIRDIYVTKEISVGDYVLSGGELPAAIVTDAIIRLIPGVLSDETSALSDSFQDGLLDAPIYTRPAEWKGHKVPAILLSGHEAKIAAWKDEQQLKRTQERRPDLLND
- a CDS encoding RNA polymerase sigma-70 factor, translated to MRQNKQRTGILEKEFFIIDKAGFEQIYLQYWEGMFAFCLSSIKDEEHSKEIVQDVFKSLWERRDELRLIEVERYLIRSVKLKTFEYIRNKVSRQQHLDNISNTREEHYVDNSLIADELAEKISMLIDSLPKQCKNVFRMSREQGLTNKQIAHKLYISERAVEYHISRALKTLKTELTEYIS
- a CDS encoding anthranilate synthase component I family protein, giving the protein MKYTFKTQSRKLLADTTTPVSIYLRLRDIFPNSLLLESSDYHSRDNNISYICCQPIAGIQLDEKELTLTYPNSKRIVKNAKEIELRQEVSDFRNSFEDHTIAELNLISNGLFGYFTFDCIEHFEDIKLTTSADPARKIPFMQYYIYKYVIAIDHFRNQLYIFEHLLDDDESELERMQFLIQNKNFPEYSFKLAGEESSNRTDEEHRQLVKKMKEHIQRGDVFQIVPSRGFKTPFAGDEFNVYRALRSINPSPYLFYFDYGDFKLFGSSPEAQLRIHGKQATIFPIAGTFKRTGNMEEDQKIASRLKDDPKETSEHVMLVDLARNDLSRHCTQVKVESYMEPQYYSHIIHLVSKVTGTLKDNINPFDIVGDTYPAGTLSGAPKHMALTLIDRYEGLQRSFYSGAIGFMGFNGDFNHAIMIRSFLSKQNTLHYQAGGGIVLDSDPEMELQEVNNKIAALRKALQLAETL
- a CDS encoding gluconokinase, yielding MIIGLDIGTSSAKAVAFDYAGNILSQHSISYPILNPSEGWYEQDPEIVYAACIESIRYVMIGLKQSSAEIQKPVCISVSSAMHGLIAVDSAGKPLSNCIIWADRRSEDIAVALEASEAGRLLYQQTGTPIHPMSLLCKLMWIKSNDQKLFAQSYKFIGIKEFLFYRLFGVYVVDHSIASATGLFDIHELIWSDQALRLAGISEEQLASPVPVDYILNVPNREIAALMHIPEDTPFVIGGSDGCLANLGVGAIRPGVASVTIGTSGAIRVASSQANREKKQRLFTYLLRPNEYIIGGAVNNGGVLRNWFHDNFLSEFIQMEADGDPSASLDALINSVVPGAEGLIFLPYLTGERAPHWNSNAKGVYFGIQLHHGRAHFARAMMEGMLFAIYSVGVALEDNTGPIHTIFASGGLARSSLLVQMLADIFNKSVYTKNTVESSAWGAALIGLEALGILGGDHPTIKKNQAEAEQDTEHYYKPREENHAVYMKNFQKFERLYHVLEGEF
- the gndA gene encoding NADP-dependent phosphogluconate dehydrogenase, with product MSINKKNNYDFGIVGLGVMGRNLLLNMADNGFAVAGLDLDLQKAKSLEAEASEGHRIKVTTQVEEFIGALQQPRAIMLLVPAGKPVDMAIASLVPLLDKGDIIIDGGNTYFADTDRRFNELSVMGIHFFGMGISGGESGARRGPSLMPGGDRKAYERLRPIFEAVSAKVADEPCVEFLGNGSAGNYVKMVHNGIEYGIMQLIAETYDLMKRLYGFDTQTIQQTFEEWNKGDLNSFLLEITAQILKKKEGDQYLVDLISDWARSKGTGKWTSQNAMDLQVPVPVIDAAVNMRDMSKYKPERVEAAKLLKWDGQPIDLPAETLIARLKDAVYFVIITTYAQGLAQLTVASESYSYELDLQVVTKIWRGGCIIRASLLEDFRKAYATNPGLRNILLDSTIAQKLLNTQASVREVLKDAIANGIPVSGYVNALAYFDAYRSEKLPTNLIQAQRDYFGAHTYERIDQEGIFHTLWD